GCACGCCGATGACGGTCAGGAAGGCGAGGAACATCAGGAACGAGCCGGCGAGATACATGTCCTGGCTCTGCAAGGCCTTGATGAGCATCGGCCCGGTCGTTTCGAGCGACAGCACGATGGCCGTGATCTCGGCTCCGGAAATGATCGCCGGCAGGATCGAGCCGATGTCCGAGACGAAGAAGTTCAGCGCCATCCTGAGCGGATATTTCACCAGCGTGCGGAACGGATGCAGGCCCTTGGCGCGCGCGGTCACGACATATTGCTTCTGCAATTCGTCGAGCAGGTTGGCGCGCAGCCGCCGGATCATGCCGGCGGTGCCCGCCGTGCCGACGATGATGACCGGAATCCACAGATGGTCGATGATGGACTTGGCCTTCGCCCAGCTCATCGGCTGGTCCATATATTGCTGGTCCATCAGGTGCCCGATCGACATGCCGAACCAGATGTTGGCGAAATACATCAGGATCAGCGCCAGCATGAAGTTAGGGATGGCGATGCCGATCAGGCCGAGGAAGGTCAGGCCGTAGTCGCCCCAGCTATACTGGTGCGTGGCGGAATACATGCCGATGGGAAAGGCGATGAGCCAGGTGAAGACGATGGTGACGAAGGACACCAGAACGGTCAGCCACATGCGGTCGCCGACCACGTCCGACACCGGCAGCTCGTATTCGAACGAATAGCCGAAATCGCCCTGCAGCATGCCGCCGACCCAGTAGAAGTAGCGGATATAGGCCGGTTTGTCGAAACCGTACTCGGCACGAAGCTGGTTCAGCTTGTCCATGTCGGCGTTTTCGCCCTGGGCGCGCAGTTCGGCGGCGTAGCTCTCGAAATAATCGCCGGGCGGAAGCTCGATGATGGTGAAGACCAGGATGGAGATCAGTATCAGCGTCGGCACCATCACGGCGATGCGCCAGAGGATGTATCGCAGCACTAGGCTTCTCCCAGCCAGAACGTATCCGGCTTGTAGATGCCGAGATAGGAAGTGGGATTGAAACTGTAGAGGCCTTCCTCCGGAAGGTTGCGCAACCGGGTCGTGCTGAACACCGGTTGCAGCGCGGAATTGACGATGCCGATCGAGAAAACCTGTTCCGTATAGAGCGCGAGCATCGAGCTCCACGCCGCGGCGCGTTCCGACATGTCGACCGCGCGTTTCCACTTGCGCAGAAGATCGAGAAGCGTCACCGCCTCCGGCATGTCCGGTGCGGCGCCCTGCTGGCCGTTGGAAAGGTAATGCAGACCCCAGACCGGCCATTGCAGTTGCTCGTCGGCGGTCGGCGCCAGTTCGCTCGGGCTCATGTCGGCCGTCGGCACTCCGTTGTCGATGCCCGACCACAGCGCCATGGTGATCTCGCCGGCGATGGCGCGGCTGCGGAACACGTCGCGCTGCGAGGTGCGGATGAAAAGCTTGATGCCGGCATTCTTCCAGTGATCGGTGACGAGTTCGAGCACGTCGGTTTCCAGCACGCTCTCGCCCGCCGTCTCCACCACGATCTGCGCCGTCCGGCCGTCGGGAAGGATGCGGTAGCCTTCGACGTCCCGTTCGCGAAGGCCGACCTCGTCCAGGAGCGCGTTGGCGCGCACCGGATTGAACTCCGTCCATGCCTTCGCATATTCGGGCCGGAACAGCGGACTTT
The window above is part of the Rhizobiaceae bacterium genome. Proteins encoded here:
- a CDS encoding ABC transporter permease, which produces MLRYILWRIAVMVPTLILISILVFTIIELPPGDYFESYAAELRAQGENADMDKLNQLRAEYGFDKPAYIRYFYWVGGMLQGDFGYSFEYELPVSDVVGDRMWLTVLVSFVTIVFTWLIAFPIGMYSATHQYSWGDYGLTFLGLIGIAIPNFMLALILMYFANIWFGMSIGHLMDQQYMDQPMSWAKAKSIIDHLWIPVIIVGTAGTAGMIRRLRANLLDELQKQYVVTARAKGLHPFRTLVKYPLRMALNFFVSDIGSILPAIISGAEITAIVLSLETTGPMLIKALQSQDMYLAGSFLMFLAFLTVIGVLISDLALALLDPRIRLAGGSTK